The genomic stretch ACGAACTTAGCGGGCCTTGGGTACGTACCCACGCGACCAAAGACTATTATGACATGGCTGCTATGCACGAGAAGTACCCGGAGGTTCACGCGACGGTGAATCTCACGTCGTCACTTCTTCAGCAGCTGGAACTATATTACGTCAATCGGCTTGGCTCCTTTCTTTCAGTCAATCCATATGACAGCCAACGTGAAATCGATGCCGAGGCATACTTTGCGAGTGGTTTGAAGACCGACCCTTGGATTGACTTGGCTCTGAAGAATACCGAGAAATTCACAGACGCCGAGCGTGCAAAATTGGTCAGTGAGCCGTGGAACGCGTTTGGAATATCCGATATTCAAATTGAACGATTCCCAGAGTATGCCGCGCTGCGCAATGCACAGCATGATAGATTGACAACTGCCGATCTCCGCGATGTGAAGACCTGGTTCTTCGTCGCACATTTTGACCCCGACTTTCTGCGCGGAACTTCAAGTCTTGATGTTGATTTGAGCGATCTTGTCGAAGAGCGCGAAGGACAATTCTTTATTCGTGGGGGCCGTCGTTTCACGGAGCGCGATGCCAATCGAGTCGTCGCCGACGCTGTCAGAGTCATGCAGGAAGTGGTTGCCGTTCACGAGCGTCTGCTCACCACGGGTCAATTGGAGATCATCACCACTCCCTTCTATCACCCGATCCTGCCGCTACTCATCGACACGGACATCACGAAAGCCTGCCAGCCAAAGAGCGAACTGCCTTCAGTCTTTGCTTATCCACAAGACGCCCACGCTCAAGTCATCAAGGGAATCAACTTCTACGAGAGGCTGTTTAAGCGCGCACCAAACGGCATGTGGCCGGCCGAAGGCTCAATCTCACCCGCGGCAGCCGGGATCTTTGCTGAACACGGCATCAAGTGGGTCTGCGGTGACATGCATGTGCTTAATCGTTCAAAACCTGAAGGGCTTGACATTGCCAAGCCATATCGTTTGAAGACACCGTCCGGTGATATCGCAATTGTTTTTCGTGAGACTGTGCTCTCTGATCATATCGGCTTCACGTACCAGAATTTGGACCCCGATTCTTCAGTTGAACACTTTACCCGCGAGATTCTGAAGTACATTCCTGGAGACGGCGAGGAGGATCGTTTGCTCACTGTGATTCTCGACGGTGAAAACGCGTGGGAATGGTATCGGCACGATGTGGATGCCAAGAGATTTCTGAATGGATTGTATGCACGGCTTACATTTTTGCGACAAGAGGGATTTGTAACCTGTGTGCACCCGACAGAGTTTTTCAGAGGCAATCCGGCGCGGAATATCCCTCCTCACCCGATCTCCGCACTTTCCGAGATTACTGATCTTTGGCCGGGCTCTTGGATCAACGCGAACTTTGATACTTGGATTGGCGAACCTGAAGAGAATAAAGCATGGGAGTATCTGCTCAAGGCTCGTCAGGCACTTGAAAAGTCAAAGCTGCCACAGCCTGATCCTCGCGCTCCAATGGAGAAGAGCGCTCAAGGCGCTGCAATCTACCGTGCGTATGAGGCGATGTATGCCGCTGAGGGCTCCGACTGGTTCTGGTGGTACGGCGCTGATCAGAGCGCGCCGGCAGGAGATCGCCCGTTTGAGGAGGCTTTTTTCTCACATCTTCGTGCAGTGTATCGGCATATGAATGAGGCAGGTGTGCAAATCATGATTCCGGAGTTCATGCCGATTCTTAGTCAAGCAAAAATTGCCACTCAGGAGTCCGGCGGCGTCATGCAGCGTGGTGGAGAAAAGCGCACCGTGCGTTTTGTCTGCGATGCCAGCGCCGAGATCGTTCCGGATGCTGTGTTTATCGTTGGCAATCAACCGGAAATTGCCGATTGGCAACCCAATGTAAAGCGAATGCGTGATGACGGTGCGGCTGGCGATCAGATCGCAAACGACGGAATTTGGTCAATTGAGGTAGAATTACCGCTTGGCACTGAAGTGCAGTACAAATTCACGAATTCTGGCGAAGCCGGTTCCTGGACAACGGAGGAGTTTCCTCACGCTAATCGATCTTTCACGGTGGAATCTGAGCCGGGTGAAATCATCATCCGCCATGACATATTTGGAAAGCGCGACTAAAGTGAGAGCGCTTTGTCTGGTTTGCCTGCTTGCGCTGTTGGGCTGCACCAGTGATGATGGTATCACACGCATTCAACTATGGCACCAGATGCAGCCCGAGGATCGCGCCGTTTTGTTGCGCGTTGTCGAGGCATTTGATGCCAGGCACGCTGCTGTGAGCGTTGAGGTAATCTACAAGGAAACCGAGGAACTTCGTTCAAATTTCCAATCCGCCGCTCTTGCAGGACTCGGCCCTGACCTGCTCTACGGACCGTCCGACCAGGTTGGACCTTTGGCAACGATGCAGTTTGTGCGCCCTCTCAATGATTTTTTCGATGCCTCTGAACTTGAGCGACTGGATACGCGCGCGATTGTTAATTTCAAGGGCAAGACGTATCAGCTTGCCGACCGGATTGGCAATCATCTGGCTCTTGTTTACAACAAGAACCTGCTTCCTGCGCCGCCGCAGGATACTGATGAACTCATTCGCATGGGTCGTGATGCCACAAAAGACGTGAATGGCGACGGTGTAACCGACCAATGGGGACTGGTCTGGAATTTCACTGAACCCTTCTTCTTCATTCCGTGGCTATCAGGATTCGGCGGATGGGTTCTCGATGATAGTGCGCGGCCGACTTTGAATTCTCCTTCCGCGGCAAGTGCATTTCGATTTGTAAGATCGTTGCGGGATGAACACAAGATTGTTCCACCGGATTGCGATTACAATACGGCTGACGCGCTCTTCAAGGAAGGCAGAGCGGCGATGCTGATAAACGGTCCGTGGTCATGGAGCGGTTATGGAGCCGCCGGTATTGATTACGGATTGGCCCGCATTCCAAAGGTCACCGCAACCGGAATTTGGCCGGCACCGATGGTCTCGCCACTCGGATATTCAATCAATGTGCATAGCAGCGGCAAGGAGCTTGAAGCCGCCGTTGACTTGCTGAGGTACCTGCTTAGCGACAGCGTTCAGCAGCAGTTTGTTGAGGCGACAGGCATCATTCCAAGTTCGCTGGCTGTTCGATCCGACTCAACTTATCTGTCTCGTCCGCACGTTGCTGAGAGTCTGTCGCAGTTTGAAGTCGGCAAGCCCATGCCCATCGTTCCGGAGTTGCGCGCCGTCTGGGACGCCATGCGCTCCTCCTACCAGTCCGTTCTCGGCGGCTATCTTTCCCCCGAAGATGCTGCCGCAAAAATGCAGCGAGATGCTGAACAAAAGATTCGGGAAATGAATGAATAGAGACCGCAACTTCGCGATGTGGATGGTTGCGCCTGCCGCTGTGGTCGTGGCTTTGGTCGTTGTTTGGCCCTTCATCTATAACATCGCTCTGTCATTCTCCAACATGAGCCTGCTGCATATTCATGATTGGGAATTCATCGGGCCGCGTCAGTATGAGAAGGTTTTCAGCGACTCAATCTTCTACTCCGTTCTCGGCAAGACTCTGCTCTGGACTGTTGTCAATGTCTTTTTCCATGTGGCGATCGGTGTTGCACTGGCTGTGATTCTGCACGAAAACGTGCCCGGCAAACGATTGTTCCGAACGCTGCTGATTCTCCCCTGGGCGATTCCGGCGGTCGTTACGGCGTTGACCTGGCGCGGTATGTTCCATTACGAGTATGGAGCCGTCAATCTCATCCTCACAAAGGTCTTCGCGCAAACTCCTATACAGTGGCTAAATGACCCCATCGGCACCTTTGCCGCATGTGTAATCACAAATGTCTGGCTTGGGTTTCCCTTCATGATGGTCGTCGCCCTTGGCGGATTGCAAAGCATTCCCAAGGAGCTGTATGAAGCCGCAATGATTGATGGCGCGTCGGCGTGGCAAAGATTCAGGACCATTACCCTGCCGATGCTCGTACCTGTATTGACGCCTGCAATCATTCTTGGTTTTGTCTGGACTTTCAACAAGGTGGATATCGTCTGGCTTGTTTCCAACGGTGGTGAACCTGCCGACCAAACGCATATTCTTGTCTCCTATGTTTATCGTGCGGCTTTTAATTTGTACAGATATGGCTATGCGGCCGCAGGTTCAATGATAATATTCCTTTTACTTGTATTGTTCTCAGTGACATTTATGCGACGCATGCGCGCCGGTACGGAGTCGTAGTATGTTGAAGAAAGCAATACTTGTCGTCGTCTTGTGTGCAGTCACGATTCTGACCCTTTATCCTGTCTTAACTGTGGTCACCGTTTCTCTGCGCCCGGCGGACAGGCTCCTCTCAACATCGCTTGAGATTGTTCCGCAAGACGCTACGCTTGGGAACTACGTCGCCTTGTTTACCGAGCGGCCGTTCTTGCGCTGGATGTTAAATAGCACGCTTGTCGCCGCGGCCGTGACTATTTTTGCCACTGCGCTGGCGTCGACTGCCGGCTACGCGTTTTCTCGATTTCGTTTTCCCGGGTACAAAGTCGGTATGAGCATGCTTCTGATTACCCAGATGTTTCCTGCCACCATGCTTCTCCTGCCGCTCTTCTTGATGCTTGCCAAACTCGGCCTCATCAACTCTTATATCGGACTGATGGTCGTGTACTCGGCAACTGCACTCCCGTTTACTGTTTGGCAGATGAAGGGCTACTACGACACCATTCCAAAGGAACTGGAAGAGGCTGCCATGCTCGACGGTGCGGGACGGTTTAAGACCTTCTATCTCGTTATTCTGCCGCTGGCCGCACCGGCACTTGTAATTACCGCACTATTCAGTTTTCTGACTGCATGGAGCGAGTATGTCGTTGCCGCGCAAGTTCTATTGACCGAAGATATGTACACGCTGCCGATTGGTCTGAAACAATTCCAGTCCAGCATGACTACCGAATGGGGACTCTATGCAGCCGGCTCGATTGTGGTCAGTATTCCCGTGATTCTTCTGTTTATGAAATTGTCAAAATGGTTGGTGTCAGGCTTGACGCTTGGAAGTGTGAAAGGATAGTATGGCGATGATAAGAATTTTTGTGTTGTTGCTTCTGACCTGCTCCACAGTCTTCGCAGCGCAGGATTACAGGATTACTCCGTGGAGGACAGAGCATTGGTTGGCAAAAGACGGGATTAATGAAGTCGCGCGGGGTGACGCAGACCTGTGTAATCTCTTCTACCGCGAGACCGGCGACTCGATTTATTGTAAGACCACGTTGCGTTCGGACTGGCTGGGAACCGCCGGTGTTTCGTGGCAAGTTACTGATGCAAAGGGATTTGTCGCGCGGCTGAAAAGTGACGGCATGTCGAGCGATGCCGTTTGTGCCGACTCCCGGCGAGGTGTTCTGGAATGGGCGATTGCCCGACCTGCCGGTTGGACGGATGTTTCGAGCATTCACGTCGTCACGAGCATTGAAGGATTGCCTTATGACGAAATCAAGTGGTCGCGAGATACCCACCGTTCATTGGACGGCGATGTCGGCAATGTGGCAATGGTACATCACGGTAATCAAGGCTTGACCTACACCGATGTTTTTCGTGGTCAGAATACAACCGAAGGATTCGATGAGATACTTGAACTCCATCAAGGCCGGCAAGTGCCAGGTAACTTTCATCTTTCCGGAACTCTCATTACTGCGGCTGACTGGTATGACCGACCCTTTCTCGACTGGATGCAGGACGGTATAACCGAAGGCTGGCTCGGTGTTCTCGGCTCAGCCTACGCTCAGCACATCATGCCCTTTGTGACGGATAACATGAACAACTGGGCGGTGAGCATCGAACAGGATTTGATTGAGTACAAACTTGGATACGAGGCGCGTGTCGCTTGGATTCCCGAAAGGGTGTGGTGTGCACAAGGTCACTATCCCGATGCCCACTTGAACGACCCGTGGCTGGGTGACAACTGGACACAGCACGGTATTGATGCCGTCATTTTGGATGATTGGCCGCACGTTGCCGGAAATAGTGACCGCAAAATTCATTGGATGAACAACGGCTCGGGTATCACCCTTCGCGTGATTCCTATTGATGGAGAATTCACCGGAAACTGCCATTACAACCCCGGTGCGGCAATTGCTCAAATTCAGGGAACCGGCCGCTACCAACTCGTTGTTTACGGAACGGATTGGGAAGCGGCCGCAGAGATGGCAGACTTCAATTGTCCTGATTGTTTGGAAAATTACTCGCAAGTCGTGAACTGGGCGGCTGACAACTACCCGGCTGTTGAATTGTGGAAGCTTGACAATGCGCTGAATAATCCTGACTTCAACGGATGGGGTATTGAGGTCGGAAACGGCACATACGGCCTGATCGGCGGTGATCACGGCTATGGCGGCTCCAATAACAGCTGGTACGGTAATTGGGCGTCCACTGTTTCACTATCAGACTTCCACACTCCAGGCTGGAACTACGGCTACATCTGGACAACCGTTTACAATCAGCTCTTGTCTGTCCCATCCAACAACATCTCCGAGACCGCATGGTACGTATTGATGACAAACTTGCACGAAACGGCGTGGCACGATTACATGGGTGGTCCCATCAGCGGTTGGCAGCATCGCTACAGCGCACACATCAAGAACGCCGCTGTTTACGCGGAGGCTGCTCGCTGGGCTGCCGGCCTGTATGCAAATGTATGTTCCACTTACTTTGTGGACATTGATATTGACGGTGTGGATGAACTCGTTATTCATAACGACAGAGTTTTCGCCGTGTTTGAGTCTATCGGCGGACGTGCACAGTACATTTTCAGCAAAGGACCCGGCGGAGAGAATTTCTCCATTGTCGGAAGCTGTAACACCTACTGGGCGGAAACAGATGGCGATTATGACGAGCCGGGCTCCAACAATCATCAGGCAGCCTTCGCCGATGTCAGTCCGACTTACCGCAACGATCTCTATGCGCTCTCGATTGACTCCAGCTCCAACGACCATGCAAGAATCCGGTTGAGCTACGGTTCCGTGACAAAAACCATAGAGGTGACTCCCGGAACTCCCTATCTGACCGCGAAGTACGACGTCGGCAATCAGGATTGTTACATCCGCCATGGGTTCAGCCCGGATCTGCTCGGCATGATTTGGGATGCTGAAATGGACAGAGTCTGGGATCCCGATCAGGCCTATTCCGGATTCCGCAATCCCAACAGCGGCGCAACCGGTGCGCTGATTCGCAACAACGGAGGAACCGCGCATATCACCGAATTCGGCGGCACGTTGCTGAGAGGAGACGAACTCCGCGGTCGCGGTGAATTTGGTTACCTGTTGTTCGCAGGCACGACGTCGGCGCCTGACGTAAATGGCCGTATCACAGAGCTCGATGCGCTCTCGCTGCTGAATCTCGACAGCTTCGGTCCTCGTATGAATGCACAGGCCGCTTTCATTGACAACAATACAATCGAGCTGACGTTCAGCGAAGCGGTCAACGAAGCGCTTGCCGAGACTTCAGCCAATTGGAACTTGTCCGACTTCTCAACTTCGTTTACGGTAACGTCGGCTGTTCGTCAGGGTGATTGGACAAAGGTCCGGCTGACCGTGACTCCGTCCATTCCCGGTGGGGAATCCGGCCTTGTCACCGTCTTCAATGTTACGGATCTTAGCGGAAATCCTGTTCATCCGGAATTTGATCAGGCCGTCTTGAGTGCGCCAAACGGTCTGACGCCGCATACTATTGTGATTGACGGTACACAGGACTTTGACGTTGAAAATGAGTGTCTGATTGCCGCTGCTGATACTATGACAATAACATGGGATTCGCTCGCACTCTACATTGGCTATTGGCGAAAAGACTTGGCTACCGGTGACCTGTTTGTAAACATTGATACTGATCAACTCAATAACTCTGGAGCGACCACCGACTCTTGGGGACGCGTGCAGTTCTCCAACCCATTTAAGATTGAGTTTCAAATTGCTATCGAGGGCGGTCCCGGAAACATTCAGGTGAACTACTGGAACGGAGCAGCCTGGGTGTTTCAGAATTTCGGCCAGCATGACGCAACCAGTTACAACGGCTGGGCATCCGTTCCCTTTACCGAAATGCGTATTCCATGGGCGGATCTGGGAAACCCTGCCGGTATCGCGCTGTCTTTGCATGTGACGCAAGAGAATACTACGACGACCACCCGCGCTCTGCCTCCCGGCAATCCCACGGGTGCTTTCGTTACCCTATCGCAGTTTTATCGCATCTATCCGCCCTTTGCCTCAGGACCTTTGCCACTCATGGGTGTGCGCACCAAGAACATTCTTGTGAATAATCCCCTGCCAATTGACGACCTCGTCATTCTCTGGGAGAGCGGAACTCCGAGATTGCACTGGAATGCGGTTCCTTCTGCACACACCTATGACATCTATCGGTCTGAGAACTCCGAAAGCGGATTCTCACTCATCGGGTCAACACAAACTCTATCCTTTGACGATTTGACGCCTCCGCCCGGTGCCGCTGCGTTCTATTTTGTACGCGCCCGCGGTGGAATATAGCACGAATTCACATATTACAAATCTGCACGAATCATCCTATGAAACGGAATAAGGAGAAATGATGAAAGCCATGCGCACGATGTTTGTCGCGGCACTCTTGTGTGCCGCAGCAGCCGCTTTCGCGGTCCCGTCCTTCACTCCCGTCATTGACGGGGTAAAGGACGCCGGTTGGGGAAACACCCCTGACCACAGTTCAACTTCTCAGGCTCTGCCAACCGAGTTTAATCTCGATGGCGGCCTGTATGTCACGGACGATGCCGAGTGGGTCTATTTCGGATACGATGCCGACAACGACCCTTGGGCTGACGGAAAAAGCGTTCACGTTCACATCGTATTCGATGTCGGCAGCACCGCGGTCGGCGGAACCTTCGCCTGCTGGGGCGCAAACAATGTCGCGTATACGCACACCTACAAGCCCGAGTATGATCTCGTCATGCAGTGGAATACCGACAACCAAAACTCACAGTTCACCGGACTCAATACATGGACGATCAACACGTGGGTGCAGCAGCCGGAAATCACAACCGATGCCGGCGGTGGCAATCAGTGGACTGAAGTTGCCATACGCAAGAATCAAATCGGCACCCCGGGCTTTGGCACCACTCTGAATATCTCCATGTGGCTGCGTCCGGCATGGGATTCGCAAGGCGGTGTTGCATGCCTGCCCGCTGATGCGACATTCCCGAGTGACAACGCCGCCGTTGCTCATCCGCTGTCGCAGCAATTTGCCTATTCCATTCAAACTGCCTATGGTGATGCGGTTGCCCCGCGGCTGCTCTCTGTGCGTCAAATTGATCGACGCTCGGTTGAGTTACTCTTCAACGAGCCGATGAATCCCGTGCGACTGAACAACTCCTCTTACTATGTCACGCACGGCTGGCCCTTCACAGGAATTCGCTATGTCAACGACCTGCAGGCTGCCATCTGGAATTTCAGTAATTTCACCGATGGCACAACATACGCCATTTCTCTCCTGTCAGGCATAACCGATGTCGCCGGAAATCCCATTGACGCGAACTTCGATTCGCTTTCTTGGACCTCCCCGCTCTATTCCGATGTCCTCTTCCGTGTCGAAGACCCGGGTGCCACTCATGATTCGATTTGGTTCAAAGGCTCCTTTAATTTCTATCGCGAGTACGATGCGTCATGGCAGGGCGGAAACTACCTCCTCTATGATGACGGTACCAATGGCGACGTCGTCCCCGGTGATCACGTGTTCTCGCGCCGCTTTGAGATGGTTCCAAACGGAGGTACTCCTAACTTCGAATGGGGCTGCGTGGATGAAAACGACAACTGGCTGATAGTCGGTCCGAATCAGAGCTTCTCGCTGGTGGATTCCAATGACATTACCGTCACCTACGTCATTCCCAATCCCACCATCAATCCGGTGACCGTGACATTCCGTTGCGATGTCGAGTGTCTCCTCGGCCAGGCAATCACTCCGGACAGTGTCAGTGTTGCCGGACCGTTTAACGGTTGGAGTGGGCAGGTGATGGCCGATGGAGATCTTGACGGTCAATACACTCTCGATGTGCTCTTTCCCGCAGGCTCAGTCCGGACGCAGGAGTTCAAGTTCCGCTTCCACATCGGCGGTGGAACCACTTGGGAAGATGTGCCTAACCGGCCTCTCGAAGTCAATGACGCGAATCCGACGCAAGACCTCGGCAACATCTTCTGGAATGACTGGGTTTGCCCGCCGTCGGAACTGACCGTCTACAGCAATGGAACCGAAGCCGTCCTCTACTGGAATGGCCCAAGCCGCGCACACTTTGAAGTTTTCGGTCATACAGTGTCTGACAGCATCATCGAAAACGGCACCATTCTCGGCAACACCCCGAATGACACTTACACTGTTACGCCGCTTCTGAATATCCAGTACTTCCAGGTTCGTGCCTATAAACCGTAATTCCGGCACATAGGAAATGAGAATAGCCCTCGCACATGCGAGGGCTATTCTTTTGACAGACTTGAGGAATTGCCGAACTATTCCCCGACTACATAATAGAATCGCTTCGAGGCTGCAGTACCGTTTGCTATCGTGAGCGACGTTGAGCCCGTGGAACCTTCAAAGGTGTCAAATGGACCTTCTGCATCTGCCGCGCTGTAAACCAAGTACGTGTCAAAGCCACTCTCTTCCCACCTCAGCACTATATCCGTTCCGCTTACGGCAATCGTCAGGCCGACAGGCGGCGGTGGATTGACAGATGGAGAATACACTTGCACATCATCGACATACCACCCTTCCCGGTTGTTCACCGCGTCGCTCCCGAATCTGAATCGCAATTGCAGAGCTGAGCCTGCAAATCCACTCAAGTCCGCGCTGACTGTACTCCATGTGCTCTGAGTCCCTCCGAAGCATGCGCGGCCTTGCATCGGACCCGTTGCGGGATTGCCGCCACCAGCTTGATAGCGGAATGTCTTGTTGTACCCGCCCATCGGCGTTAACGCTTGCCATGCGCCGCCGTCAACGGAGACTTCCAATACACAACCGTCATAAGCAGAATCCGGGAATGCGCCTGACAATTCTGTTTCGTACTGTTGTGCGAAGCGCAGCCACGCACTCGCGGGGAGGTTACTTATAACAGGTGAAACCAGCCTTGCGTCATTGTAGGACCGGTGCGTGTCTGTTCCTGTGCTGCCGCATTTGTATGAGTGAGTTCCGGTTTGTGAACGCTCTATCGAAACATGCCAATCGCTGACCCACTGCCCCCCTGCCGAGTCAAGTGTCCATCCGTTAGCACCGCCCTCGAAACTTTCGTTCAGCACGTAGGTCAATGCCCCGATTGAGAAGGGAGCATCGGACGTGTCCGCTTCGTCAGGATCGATGTTTGAAATTACTCGAATGAAGCAATCAGTAGAGCTTGCACCGTTTACCTGCCAACCAAAGAACCCTGTATTGGGGGCCGATCCTGTGATTGTTTCCCACGAACCGGTAAGGCCATTCCGTGACAATTCAATGCGCACCGTGCCGCCGGTTGAACTCGGAAACCATGCTATCGTTGCGGTGCTGTCGATAAACAACGCTTCACCGCCGTCCGGGGAAAGCACAGTCAGTGTCGAGAACAGAGTTCCGCTGCCTGCAGTGGTGTACATCACCGCCAGCCCGTCAGTCAAATTCGCGGCACCCGGCGCATACACATTCGAGTAGTAGTACTCAACTCCTGTTAAGTGATTCTCGTTTTGAATGCCGACCGTTGCCCACGGCATGTCGTTAACACCCTCGTTGGAATTGGGAGTCACCTCCTGATACTGAACCAGGATCTTCCCGTCACCTGTTGGCGTCGGATAGGTTGCCGGATTGTACAATACTACTTGAAATACTTCGGGGACATCTGACCATAATGTTTGAACATTCCATTGAACAATGAACCTCTGATCAACAGGGTCATAGTAATAGTAAACCCCGCCACCGGTCGTCGCGAGATCGTCCCAATAGGCTGCGACCATGTTGGGCGGACCCATCGGTGAACCGATTCGCCAATTCCTGAAATCAAACATGGCACCATGGCTTCCAAAAGCCAGCCAACCGTTCGAACATATCGTCACACTGTCAAAACTGCTGCCGTAAAACGTGAACTCAAACGGAAGGGCAATTACGTCCGAATCATCGTCATCTTCGAACTCGTCAACGAAACCGAGATTTGTCCCTATCGCGGATATTTCCGTCCAATCGTACTGCGTTGCCGTTCCCGCAGGTTGAAGCTCCGTGTTGTCATATGCGTAGTAGCCGTAGGCGTCCGGCCCGGTTGGCGTCGTAGGTGTCGATACTCCGACGATTTGCACAAACTCGAGTGAATCACGAAAGCCATCTGTATCCACGACCACAAGTTCCATCAACGCTCCGTAACCACCAACTGTGTTGATGTTTGCATGCACCGCAAATGCATCCGCAAGGTTT from bacterium encodes the following:
- a CDS encoding extracellular solute-binding protein, whose protein sequence is MKSSSAMTYLESATKVRALCLVCLLALLGCTSDDGITRIQLWHQMQPEDRAVLLRVVEAFDARHAAVSVEVIYKETEELRSNFQSAALAGLGPDLLYGPSDQVGPLATMQFVRPLNDFFDASELERLDTRAIVNFKGKTYQLADRIGNHLALVYNKNLLPAPPQDTDELIRMGRDATKDVNGDGVTDQWGLVWNFTEPFFFIPWLSGFGGWVLDDSARPTLNSPSAASAFRFVRSLRDEHKIVPPDCDYNTADALFKEGRAAMLINGPWSWSGYGAAGIDYGLARIPKVTATGIWPAPMVSPLGYSINVHSSGKELEAAVDLLRYLLSDSVQQQFVEATGIIPSSLAVRSDSTYLSRPHVAESLSQFEVGKPMPIVPELRAVWDAMRSSYQSVLGGYLSPEDAAAKMQRDAEQKIREMNE
- a CDS encoding sugar ABC transporter permease, with product MNRDRNFAMWMVAPAAVVVALVVVWPFIYNIALSFSNMSLLHIHDWEFIGPRQYEKVFSDSIFYSVLGKTLLWTVVNVFFHVAIGVALAVILHENVPGKRLFRTLLILPWAIPAVVTALTWRGMFHYEYGAVNLILTKVFAQTPIQWLNDPIGTFAACVITNVWLGFPFMMVVALGGLQSIPKELYEAAMIDGASAWQRFRTITLPMLVPVLTPAIILGFVWTFNKVDIVWLVSNGGEPADQTHILVSYVYRAAFNLYRYGYAAAGSMIIFLLLVLFSVTFMRRMRAGTES
- a CDS encoding ABC transporter permease subunit, which produces MLKKAILVVVLCAVTILTLYPVLTVVTVSLRPADRLLSTSLEIVPQDATLGNYVALFTERPFLRWMLNSTLVAAAVTIFATALASTAGYAFSRFRFPGYKVGMSMLLITQMFPATMLLLPLFLMLAKLGLINSYIGLMVVYSATALPFTVWQMKGYYDTIPKELEEAAMLDGAGRFKTFYLVILPLAAPALVITALFSFLTAWSEYVVAAQVLLTEDMYTLPIGLKQFQSSMTTEWGLYAAGSIVVSIPVILLFMKLSKWLVSGLTLGSVKG
- a CDS encoding Ig-like domain-containing protein produces the protein MKAMRTMFVAALLCAAAAAFAVPSFTPVIDGVKDAGWGNTPDHSSTSQALPTEFNLDGGLYVTDDAEWVYFGYDADNDPWADGKSVHVHIVFDVGSTAVGGTFACWGANNVAYTHTYKPEYDLVMQWNTDNQNSQFTGLNTWTINTWVQQPEITTDAGGGNQWTEVAIRKNQIGTPGFGTTLNISMWLRPAWDSQGGVACLPADATFPSDNAAVAHPLSQQFAYSIQTAYGDAVAPRLLSVRQIDRRSVELLFNEPMNPVRLNNSSYYVTHGWPFTGIRYVNDLQAAIWNFSNFTDGTTYAISLLSGITDVAGNPIDANFDSLSWTSPLYSDVLFRVEDPGATHDSIWFKGSFNFYREYDASWQGGNYLLYDDGTNGDVVPGDHVFSRRFEMVPNGGTPNFEWGCVDENDNWLIVGPNQSFSLVDSNDITVTYVIPNPTINPVTVTFRCDVECLLGQAITPDSVSVAGPFNGWSGQVMADGDLDGQYTLDVLFPAGSVRTQEFKFRFHIGGGTTWEDVPNRPLEVNDANPTQDLGNIFWNDWVCPPSELTVYSNGTEAVLYWNGPSRAHFEVFGHTVSDSIIENGTILGNTPNDTYTVTPLLNIQYFQVRAYKP